Genomic window (Vampirovibrionales bacterium):
ATGATGCGAAGCAGCGCCCGCAATAGCAGGGGCTGGCGCACGCGACGCCTGCGGAGCCGGGGCGGCGGCAGGGGCAGTAGCGGGGCGCGGGCGCGACGACGAGGCGGCCGAGCTGGCGTCAGAAGACGAGGCCGGGGCCAATGCCTCAATGGCGCCATGGACCACGCTAAGCGCAGAGGCCTCAATGGCGAAATTCTTCTTGGGCGCGCCGTCTGAACCTTGCACGGCGTCCATTTGCAGCTTGCCTTCCACCAGCACCGTTTGCTGCGGGGCGAGCGATTCGGCGGCGGCGTCAGCCAGACGGTTCCAGCAGGTGATTTTGACCGTAAAGGGCGCTTCCGGGGCAAACGATCCGCGCGCTGGGGCGCTGACGGACACGTCAAACGTCACCACCGCGTTGCCGTTGGGGGTATAGCGCTTTTCCGGCGCATTGAGAACGATTCCCGACAAGAGGATTTTAGCGAGCGACACCGGCGTTCAACTCCTTGCGTCTAACGAGCAAGACGCGCTCACTAGCGCGCATCGCCCTGCTGAGGCTGCTGTGGTTGCGGCTGTTGCTGTCCCTGAGGCTGCGAGAAGGGCGGGCGACGTCCGGCCATCGGGCCGCCGGGGCCGCGAAATTCTCCGCGAGGACCGCGCGAATCGCCACGAGGGCCGCGATCGCGATCGCGTCCTTCGTGATCCCGCGGAGGGCGCGGGGTGGTGAGGGTTTTAAAGGCGAGGGCGTCGAGGCTGACGATCGTCAGACGCAGCACGTCTTCGCTCAGGGTGGCCGTACGGCGGAAGACTTCCACCGACGCCGGATCCATCTCGACCAGGCACGTGACGATAAAGCCGTCTTTCACCCGGTTGATTTCATACGCCAGCCGCTTGCGGCCCAGTCGCTCCAGGCGAATC
Coding sequences:
- a CDS encoding single-stranded DNA-binding protein, yielding MSLAKILLSGIVLNAPEKRYTPNGNAVVTFDVSVSAPARGSFAPEAPFTVKITCWNRLADAAAESLAPQQTVLVEGKLQMDAVQGSDGAPKKNFAIEASALSVVHGAIEALAPASSSDASSAASSSRPRPATAPAAAPAPQASRAPAPAIAGAASHHPASSASSGSAFPLEDAFSEDDIPF
- the rpsF gene encoding 30S ribosomal protein S6, whose product is MTSPVEGMVERVKTYDALIVLRPFVDADGGDNVQKIVDRLFKGIEHKMIRLERLGRKRLAYEINRVKDGFIVTCLVEMDPASVEVFRRTATLSEDVLRLTIVSLDALAFKTLTTPRPPRDHEGRDRDRGPRGDSRGPRGEFRGPGGPMAGRRPPFSQPQGQQQPQPQQPQQGDAR